A single window of Streptomyces xanthii DNA harbors:
- a CDS encoding SCO4226 family nickel-binding protein has translation MSQFMDVHHGMKDITADQLMQAHKADLAIEKEEGVHFERAWADPKSGTVYCLSEAPSAEAVQRIHERAGHKADEIHPVPLSV, from the coding sequence ATGTCCCAGTTCATGGACGTCCACCACGGGATGAAGGACATCACTGCCGACCAGTTGATGCAGGCGCACAAGGCCGACCTCGCCATCGAGAAGGAGGAAGGCGTTCACTTCGAGAGGGCGTGGGCGGACCCGAAGTCCGGCACGGTGTACTGCCTCTCCGAGGCCCCGTCGGCCGAGGCCGTCCAGCGCATCCACGAACGCGCCGGGCACAAGGCCGACGAGATCCACCCGGTGCCGCTCAGCGTCTGA
- a CDS encoding ester cyclase: protein MVEDNKKVVAGFFEAVSARRPEDLPRFLADGVVDHNKIIHGEADEPGAAFEGLRQQLAAFDPLTVQVDELIGEGDRVVARVTQRGVHGGVHARMPEPTGRAFENEAIWIFTVTAGRITEIRAVSDRLGLFLQLGWPWPQAG, encoded by the coding sequence GTGGTGGAGGACAACAAGAAGGTGGTCGCGGGCTTCTTCGAGGCCGTCAGCGCGCGCCGGCCGGAGGACCTGCCGAGGTTCCTGGCGGACGGCGTCGTGGACCACAACAAGATCATTCACGGGGAGGCCGACGAGCCGGGGGCGGCCTTCGAGGGCCTGCGTCAGCAACTGGCCGCGTTCGACCCGCTCACCGTCCAGGTGGACGAACTGATCGGCGAGGGCGACCGAGTGGTCGCCCGGGTCACCCAGCGGGGCGTCCACGGCGGTGTGCACGCGCGGATGCCGGAGCCGACCGGCCGCGCCTTCGAGAACGAGGCGATCTGGATCTTCACCGTGACCGCGGGGAGGATCACGGAGATCCGGGCGGTGAGCGACCGGCTCGGCCTGTTCCTCCAGCTGGGCTGGCCCTGGCCGCAGGCCGGCTGA
- a CDS encoding SDR family oxidoreductase, which translates to MEPTRSEIVVITGASAGVGRATARLYARRGAWIVLVARGRDGLRAAAEEVEALGGRALVQPADVSDARQVEAVAEAAEEAFGPIDVWVNCAFATVFAPFAEITAEEYARVTDVAYHGFVNGTRAALARMLPRDRGTVVQVGSALGERAIPLQSAYCGAKHAVNGFTSAVRTELLHRHSRVRVTVVQLPAVNTPQFSWVRSRLRGHPSPVPPIYQPEVAARAIVHAAGHPGRKQYLVGAATWATIWANRLAPAALDRYLARTAFDTQQTDARPESPPGGNLFTPSDDLPGTDAGAHGVFDTCSHPHSWHAALSRHRGTVTAAATAAAGAAVLAVRSLRR; encoded by the coding sequence ATGGAACCGACCCGGTCTGAGATTGTCGTCATCACCGGAGCGAGCGCGGGGGTCGGGCGGGCCACGGCCCGGCTGTACGCCCGGCGGGGCGCCTGGATCGTCCTCGTCGCCCGGGGCCGGGACGGTCTGCGGGCCGCGGCCGAGGAGGTGGAGGCGCTGGGCGGGCGCGCCCTCGTCCAGCCGGCGGACGTGTCCGACGCGCGGCAGGTGGAGGCCGTGGCGGAGGCGGCCGAGGAGGCTTTCGGGCCGATCGACGTCTGGGTCAACTGCGCGTTCGCGACGGTGTTCGCGCCGTTCGCGGAGATCACCGCGGAGGAGTACGCGCGCGTCACCGACGTCGCCTATCACGGCTTCGTCAACGGTACGCGGGCCGCGCTCGCCCGCATGCTGCCCCGCGACCGGGGCACCGTCGTGCAGGTCGGTTCGGCGCTCGGCGAGCGGGCGATCCCGCTCCAGTCCGCGTACTGCGGCGCCAAGCACGCCGTCAACGGCTTCACGTCCGCCGTCCGCACCGAACTTCTCCACCGTCACAGCCGGGTGCGCGTCACGGTCGTCCAGCTGCCGGCGGTGAACACGCCGCAGTTCTCCTGGGTACGGTCCCGGCTGCGCGGCCATCCGAGCCCGGTCCCGCCGATCTACCAGCCGGAGGTGGCCGCCCGCGCGATCGTGCACGCCGCCGGCCACCCCGGCCGCAAGCAGTACCTCGTGGGCGCCGCCACCTGGGCCACGATCTGGGCGAACCGCCTGGCCCCGGCCGCCCTGGACCGCTACCTGGCCCGCACGGCCTTCGACACCCAGCAGACGGACGCCCGCCCGGAGTCACCCCCCGGCGGCAACCTCTTCACCCCCTCCGACGACCTGCCCGGCACGGACGCGGGCGCCCACGGCGTCTTCGACACGTGCTCCCACCCCCACTCCTGGCACGCGGCGCTGAGCCGGCACCGCGGGACGGTGACGGCGGCCGCGACGGCAGCAGCGGGGGCGGCGGTCCTGGCGGTCCGATCCCTCAGACGCTGA
- a CDS encoding aldehyde dehydrogenase family protein: protein MTASTIRTTPAPADDDAAATVARLHAAFADGRTKPLEWRKEQLRALRRLLVEQEDAFVAALRADLGKSATEAYTTEIGFTLNEIDHTLRHLDRWLRPRRVSVPLALRPAQARTVREPLGTVLVIAPWNYPLQLALAPMVGAIAAGNSVVVKPSELAPATSAALAHWLPRALDPQAVAVVEGGVPETTALLEQRFDHIFYTGNGAVGRVVMAAAARHLTPVTLELGGKSPAIVEPGTDLATAARRIAWGKFMNAGQTCVAPDYLLAIGEAATEIEPHLTAAIREMYGAEPARSADYGRVVNERHFDRLTALLDSGRIVTGGAHDRADRYLAPTVLADVDPDAPVMREEIFGPVLPILRVPDLDTAIAFVNAHDKPLALYAFTDSAVTKRRLTTETSSGALSFGAPNAHLAVPGLPFGGVGESGIGGYHGEHSIDTFSHTKPILDKPLIGDPLRVAYPPFNRVKSGLLRRFL, encoded by the coding sequence ATGACCGCTTCCACGATCCGGACCACACCCGCCCCGGCGGACGACGACGCGGCAGCGACCGTCGCCCGTCTGCACGCGGCCTTCGCCGACGGCCGCACCAAGCCACTGGAGTGGCGCAAGGAGCAACTGCGCGCGCTGCGCCGCCTGCTGGTCGAGCAGGAGGACGCCTTCGTCGCCGCACTCCGCGCCGATCTCGGCAAGAGCGCCACGGAGGCCTACACGACCGAGATCGGGTTCACGCTCAACGAGATCGACCACACCCTGCGCCATCTCGACCGCTGGCTGCGCCCCCGCCGCGTCTCCGTGCCGCTCGCGCTGCGCCCGGCCCAGGCCCGTACGGTGCGCGAGCCGCTCGGCACGGTGCTGGTCATCGCCCCGTGGAACTATCCGCTGCAGCTCGCCCTCGCCCCGATGGTCGGCGCGATCGCCGCGGGCAACAGTGTGGTCGTCAAACCGAGCGAGCTCGCCCCGGCGACCTCCGCGGCGCTCGCCCACTGGCTTCCCCGTGCGCTCGACCCGCAGGCGGTGGCCGTCGTCGAGGGCGGCGTCCCGGAGACCACGGCGCTGCTCGAGCAGCGTTTCGACCACATCTTCTACACGGGCAACGGCGCGGTCGGCCGTGTCGTCATGGCCGCCGCGGCCCGCCATCTCACCCCGGTCACCCTGGAGTTGGGCGGGAAGAGCCCGGCGATCGTCGAGCCGGGCACGGATCTGGCCACGGCCGCCCGCCGCATCGCCTGGGGCAAGTTCATGAACGCGGGGCAGACCTGCGTCGCCCCCGACTACCTCCTCGCGATCGGCGAGGCCGCCACGGAGATCGAGCCGCATCTGACGGCCGCGATCCGCGAGATGTACGGGGCCGAACCCGCGCGGAGCGCCGACTACGGCCGCGTCGTGAACGAGCGCCACTTCGACCGTCTGACGGCGCTCCTCGACAGCGGCCGGATCGTCACCGGCGGCGCCCACGACCGGGCGGACCGCTACCTGGCCCCGACCGTCCTCGCGGACGTGGACCCGGACGCGCCGGTGATGCGCGAGGAGATCTTCGGCCCGGTGCTGCCGATCCTGCGCGTCCCGGACCTGGACACCGCGATCGCCTTCGTCAACGCGCACGACAAGCCGCTGGCCCTGTACGCCTTCACGGACTCCGCCGTCACCAAGCGCCGCCTGACGACGGAGACCTCATCGGGCGCCCTGTCCTTCGGCGCCCCGAACGCCCATCTCGCCGTCCCCGGCCTGCCCTTCGGCGGTGTCGGCGAGAGCGGAATCGGCGGCTACCACGGCGAGCACAGCATCGACACGTTCAGCCACACCAAGCCGATCCTCGACAAGCCCCTGATCGGCGACCCGCTCCGCGTGGCCTACCCGCCGTTCAACCGCGTCAAGTCCGGCCTCCTGCGCCGCTTCCTCTGA
- a CDS encoding TetR/AcrR family transcriptional regulator: MTRTTGPGAGTASAEVSSAPRRGRPRDAARDRALLEATLAVLAESGYRGLTTAAVAARAGVSTATLYRRWSSKEDLVVAAAATVTEGPCDPPGTGSLEGDLRVVLRDKAAVMTGESGRLMRALVGEAACNPVLAGALTVAFLEPVYRRVAEVVRCAVERGEIPPVENPDLLGEIVVGPVMSRFLLTPDPPERVPADAARAEADRFLPFVLRAVGGTPRT; this comes from the coding sequence ATGACCCGCACCACAGGCCCCGGCGCCGGTACCGCATCCGCCGAGGTGTCGTCCGCGCCGCGCCGGGGGCGGCCCCGCGACGCCGCCCGGGACCGGGCGCTCCTGGAGGCCACGCTGGCCGTGCTCGCCGAGAGCGGGTACCGAGGGCTGACCACGGCCGCCGTGGCCGCCCGCGCGGGCGTCTCGACCGCGACTCTCTACCGGCGCTGGTCCTCGAAGGAGGACCTCGTCGTCGCCGCGGCCGCCACGGTCACCGAAGGCCCCTGCGATCCGCCGGGCACCGGCAGCCTCGAAGGCGACCTGCGGGTCGTGCTGCGGGACAAGGCCGCCGTCATGACCGGCGAGAGCGGCAGGCTGATGCGCGCGCTCGTGGGGGAGGCGGCCTGCAACCCCGTGCTGGCCGGGGCGCTCACCGTCGCCTTCCTGGAGCCCGTGTACCGGCGGGTGGCCGAGGTCGTGCGGTGCGCCGTGGAGCGCGGCGAGATCCCCCCGGTCGAGAACCCGGACCTGCTCGGCGAGATCGTGGTCGGGCCGGTGATGAGCAGGTTCCTGCTGACCCCGGATCCGCCGGAGCGGGTGCCGGCCGACGCGGCGCGCGCCGAGGCCGACCGCTTCCTGCCCTTCGTTCTGAGGGCCGTCGGCGGAACCCCGCGCACGTGA
- a CDS encoding SRPBCC family protein, translating to MELQVELVRDTATEDTMSDTTYTAAELDALDRIARQVDIDAPADRVWDLVARPGWYINDGDVEAEPDLTHEADGVAVVRHPKLGEFRFRTVALDKPRYAAFRWIGTPYRDESRPSTLVEFWIDERDGGGVTLRVVESGFSGLSKDPAAWLEEREGNDKGWHVELEAAKAFVEAPEAARP from the coding sequence TTGGAGTTGCAGGTTGAACTCGTCCGCGACACCGCCACGGAGGACACCATGAGCGACACCACGTACACCGCAGCCGAGCTGGACGCCCTGGACAGGATCGCCCGGCAGGTCGACATCGACGCCCCGGCCGACCGCGTCTGGGACCTGGTCGCACGGCCCGGCTGGTACATCAACGACGGCGACGTCGAGGCCGAGCCCGACCTCACCCACGAGGCCGACGGCGTCGCGGTGGTCCGCCACCCGAAGCTCGGCGAGTTCCGCTTCCGCACCGTCGCGCTCGACAAGCCCCGTTACGCGGCGTTCCGCTGGATCGGCACCCCGTACCGCGACGAGTCGAGGCCGTCCACGCTGGTCGAGTTCTGGATCGACGAACGCGACGGTGGCGGTGTGACCCTGCGGGTCGTCGAGAGCGGGTTCAGCGGCCTGTCCAAGGACCCGGCAGCCTGGCTCGAGGAACGCGAGGGAAACGACAAGGGCTGGCACGTGGAGCTGGAGGCCGCGAAGGCCTTCGTCGAGGCCCCCGAGGCGGCCCGGCCGTGA
- a CDS encoding glycoside hydrolase family 15 protein has translation MNTTSSSGGNGSPAVFPPHALHDYAFLGDGERGALVGPDGAVGWLCAPSWHDDAVFASLIGGRGVYAVTPRGPYVSGGYYEDGSLVWRSRWVGTDGIAECREALAFPGEPTRAVLLRQVRAIDGPARLRVVLAPHADYGRAPLRDVRRLDDGVWELRSGDRRLRWQGGADAVAGEQGLTMDLDLAQGARHDFVLECSGGPLPRELPRPGPAWAATESAWRRAVPSLTGTATPEDARRSCAVLRGLTSRGGGMVAAATTSLPERAEEGRNYDYRYVWLRDQSMAGQAAAAAGAHDLLDDAVRFTTERLHADGPRLAPAYTVHGERVPDQEALDLPGYPGGFDRVGNRVHGQFQLDVLGECLLLFAAAARAGRLDDAGWEAVGVAVRAVSALRRRRDAGIWELENRRWTHSRLICVAGLRAVARAAPRHPLTVECARLADALLAATSRDCVHPDGYWQRAPELPQVDASLLLPAVRGALPADDPRTRATLAACRRDLAHDHFLYRFRHDERPLEDAEGAFLLCGFVMALAEHQQGDLVAAFRWFERNRGACGASGLFAEEFDIAQRQLRGNLPQAFVHSLLLESSARLAEPPRPAKGADHGTDPV, from the coding sequence ATGAACACGACGTCGTCCTCCGGGGGCAACGGCTCCCCGGCGGTCTTCCCGCCGCACGCCCTGCACGACTACGCGTTCCTCGGCGACGGCGAGCGCGGGGCGCTGGTCGGGCCGGACGGGGCCGTCGGCTGGCTGTGCGCCCCGTCCTGGCACGACGACGCGGTCTTCGCGTCGCTGATCGGCGGGCGCGGCGTGTACGCCGTCACCCCGCGCGGCCCGTACGTGAGCGGCGGCTACTACGAGGACGGCAGCCTGGTCTGGCGCAGCCGCTGGGTCGGCACCGACGGCATCGCCGAGTGCCGCGAGGCGCTCGCCTTCCCCGGCGAGCCGACCCGCGCCGTACTGCTGCGGCAGGTGCGCGCCATCGACGGGCCCGCGCGGCTGCGGGTGGTGCTCGCCCCGCACGCGGACTACGGCCGCGCGCCGCTGCGGGACGTGCGGCGGCTCGACGACGGGGTGTGGGAACTGCGCAGCGGCGACCGGCGGTTGCGCTGGCAGGGCGGCGCGGACGCCGTGGCCGGCGAGCAGGGACTGACGATGGACCTCGACCTCGCGCAGGGGGCCCGGCACGACTTCGTCCTGGAGTGCTCCGGCGGGCCGCTCCCCCGCGAACTGCCGCGCCCGGGCCCGGCCTGGGCGGCCACCGAGAGCGCCTGGCGCCGGGCCGTCCCGTCGCTCACCGGCACGGCGACGCCCGAGGACGCGCGGCGCAGCTGCGCCGTGCTGCGGGGGCTGACCTCGCGGGGCGGCGGCATGGTGGCGGCCGCGACGACCAGCCTGCCCGAGCGGGCCGAGGAGGGCCGCAACTACGACTACCGCTACGTGTGGCTGCGCGACCAGAGCATGGCGGGGCAGGCGGCCGCCGCGGCCGGTGCCCACGACCTGCTCGACGACGCGGTGCGGTTCACCACGGAGCGGCTGCACGCGGACGGGCCCCGGCTGGCGCCCGCCTACACCGTCCACGGCGAACGCGTCCCCGACCAGGAGGCGCTGGACCTGCCCGGCTACCCGGGCGGCTTCGACCGGGTGGGCAACCGGGTGCACGGGCAGTTCCAGCTCGACGTGCTCGGCGAGTGTCTGCTGCTGTTCGCTGCGGCGGCGCGTGCGGGGCGCCTGGACGACGCGGGGTGGGAGGCGGTCGGGGTCGCGGTGCGGGCCGTCTCGGCGCTCCGGCGGCGGCGTGACGCGGGGATCTGGGAGCTGGAGAACCGGAGGTGGACGCACAGCCGGCTGATCTGTGTCGCCGGTCTGCGGGCCGTCGCCCGGGCGGCGCCCCGGCATCCGCTGACGGTGGAGTGCGCGCGGCTGGCCGACGCGCTGCTCGCGGCGACGTCCCGCGACTGCGTGCATCCGGACGGGTACTGGCAGCGGGCGCCGGAACTTCCGCAGGTGGACGCCTCGTTGCTGCTGCCGGCGGTGCGCGGCGCGCTGCCCGCGGACGATCCCCGTACCCGGGCCACGCTCGCGGCCTGCCGCCGCGATCTCGCGCACGATCACTTCCTGTACCGGTTCCGGCACGACGAGCGGCCGCTGGAGGACGCCGAGGGCGCGTTCCTGCTGTGCGGGTTCGTCATGGCGCTGGCCGAGCACCAGCAGGGCGACCTGGTGGCCGCGTTCCGCTGGTTCGAGCGGAACCGGGGAGCGTGCGGCGCCTCGGGGCTGTTCGCGGAGGAGTTCGACATCGCCCAGCGGCAGTTGCGCGGGAATCTGCCGCAGGCGTTCGTCCACTCGCTGCTGCTGGAGTCCTCGGCGCGGCTGGCCGAACCGCCTCGTCCTGCGAAGGGAGCCGACCATGGAACCGACCCGGTCTGA
- a CDS encoding SRPBCC family protein — protein MVRTDRVSRIIAAPQAAVYDALLRREALEAWLPPDGMRGRVERWDPRPGGGFRMVLTYLDPTGGPGKSSAGEDVVDVGFGELVRPRRVTQQAVFESDDPAYAGTMTMTWDLVPVRTGTEVTVTATDVPPGIDQAVHEAGIASSLANLASYVEARP, from the coding sequence ATGGTCAGGACCGATCGTGTCAGCCGGATCATCGCGGCGCCGCAGGCGGCCGTCTACGACGCTCTCCTGCGGCGCGAGGCGCTGGAGGCATGGCTGCCGCCGGACGGCATGCGGGGGCGCGTCGAGCGGTGGGACCCGCGGCCCGGCGGCGGGTTCCGGATGGTGCTCACGTACCTCGATCCCACCGGCGGCCCGGGGAAGTCCTCGGCCGGCGAGGACGTCGTCGACGTGGGCTTCGGCGAGCTGGTGCGACCCCGGCGGGTCACCCAGCAGGCGGTGTTCGAGTCCGACGACCCCGCCTACGCGGGCACGATGACGATGACCTGGGACCTGGTCCCCGTCCGCACGGGAACCGAGGTGACGGTGACCGCCACGGACGTGCCCCCGGGCATCGACCAGGCGGTCCACGAGGCGGGCATCGCCTCGTCGCTGGCCAACCTGGCGTCCTACGTCGAGGCCCGGCCCTGA
- a CDS encoding ArsR/SmtB family transcription factor translates to MTAPPPTTLPGLCAALGDPMRWEILTRLGEGPMSASALARELPVSRQAIGKHLEVLREVGLVESEQRGREVLHLAVGARLGALARELDRIGRSWETRLLRIKDLAERPAQAPDA, encoded by the coding sequence GTGACCGCTCCCCCGCCCACCACGCTCCCCGGACTGTGCGCGGCCCTCGGCGACCCGATGCGCTGGGAGATCCTCACCCGGCTCGGGGAGGGTCCGATGTCGGCGTCCGCGCTGGCCAGGGAGCTGCCGGTGAGCCGGCAGGCGATCGGCAAGCATCTGGAGGTGCTGCGCGAGGTCGGTCTCGTCGAGTCGGAGCAGCGCGGCCGCGAGGTCCTCCACCTCGCGGTCGGCGCCCGCCTCGGCGCCCTGGCCCGCGAGCTGGACCGCATCGGCCGCTCCTGGGAGACCCGTCTGCTCCGTATCAAGGACCTGGCGGAACGCCCCGCCCAGGCCCCGGACGCGTAG
- a CDS encoding thiamine pyrophosphate-requiring protein, giving the protein MATKVSDHILERLRDWEVEHVFAYPGDGINGLLAAWGRADNKPAFVQSRHEEMSAFEAVGYAKFSGRVGVCAATSGPGAIHLLNGLYDAKLDHVPVVAIVGQTNQSAMGGSYQQEVDLLSLYKDVASDFCAMVTVPEQLPNVLDRAMRTAMARRTVTAVIVPADVQELDYSAPEHAFKMVPSSLGLSAYAPLPAPDEVERAAALLNEGEKVAVLVGQGARGARREVMEVADRLGAGVAKALLGKDALDDDLAYVTGSIGLLGTRPSYELMRDCDTLLVVGSSFPYTQFLPEFGQARAVQIDIDPHMVGMRYPFEINLVGDARRTLRALLPHLEQNKHTDWRKKIEKATARWWEVMERRAAVDADPINPEYVAHVLNDSLPDDVILAADSGSAANWYARHLRLRDGMRGSLSGTLATMGPGVPYVIGAKFAHGGRPAVALVGDGAMQMNGMAELITVAKYWEQWADPRLVVAVFNNQDLNQVTWEMRAMSGAPQFLPSQSIPDVGYADFARSLGLGGLRVEKPEHVRGAWEAALSASRPFVLDFRTDPAVPPIPPHATLDQIEAAAAAVLKGDSDRAAMVRQGFKAKVQEMLPGRHHRGDDGDKR; this is encoded by the coding sequence ATGGCCACGAAGGTCTCCGACCACATCCTCGAACGTCTGCGGGACTGGGAGGTCGAGCACGTCTTCGCGTATCCCGGCGACGGCATCAACGGTCTGCTCGCCGCCTGGGGCCGCGCCGACAACAAGCCCGCGTTCGTGCAGTCCCGGCACGAGGAGATGTCCGCGTTCGAAGCGGTCGGCTACGCGAAGTTCTCCGGCCGTGTCGGCGTGTGCGCCGCGACCTCCGGGCCCGGCGCGATCCACCTCCTCAACGGCCTGTACGACGCCAAGCTGGACCACGTGCCCGTCGTCGCGATCGTCGGGCAGACGAACCAGAGCGCCATGGGGGGTTCCTACCAACAGGAGGTCGACCTCCTGAGCCTCTACAAGGACGTCGCCTCCGACTTCTGCGCCATGGTCACGGTCCCCGAGCAACTGCCCAACGTCCTCGACCGGGCCATGCGCACGGCGATGGCCCGGCGCACGGTGACGGCCGTCATCGTCCCCGCCGACGTGCAGGAACTCGACTACTCGGCGCCCGAGCACGCCTTCAAGATGGTGCCGTCCAGCCTGGGCCTGTCCGCGTACGCGCCGCTCCCGGCCCCCGACGAGGTGGAGCGCGCGGCGGCGCTGCTCAACGAGGGCGAGAAGGTGGCCGTGCTCGTCGGGCAGGGGGCCAGGGGCGCCCGCAGGGAGGTCATGGAGGTCGCCGACCGGCTCGGCGCCGGGGTCGCCAAGGCACTGCTCGGCAAGGACGCGCTGGACGACGACCTGGCGTACGTCACGGGCTCGATCGGGCTGCTGGGCACGCGCCCCTCGTACGAGCTGATGCGGGACTGCGACACCCTGCTCGTCGTCGGGTCGAGCTTCCCGTACACGCAGTTCCTGCCGGAGTTCGGCCAGGCGCGCGCCGTACAGATCGACATCGATCCGCACATGGTGGGGATGCGCTACCCGTTCGAGATCAATCTCGTCGGCGACGCCCGCAGGACGCTGCGGGCGCTGCTGCCGCACCTGGAGCAGAACAAGCACACCGACTGGCGCAAGAAGATCGAGAAGGCCACCGCGCGCTGGTGGGAGGTCATGGAGCGGCGCGCGGCCGTGGACGCCGATCCGATCAACCCGGAGTACGTCGCCCATGTCCTGAACGACTCGCTGCCCGACGACGTGATCCTGGCCGCCGACTCCGGCTCCGCCGCGAACTGGTACGCGCGGCACCTGCGGCTGCGCGACGGCATGCGGGGTTCCCTGTCCGGGACGCTGGCGACGATGGGGCCGGGCGTGCCGTACGTGATCGGGGCGAAGTTCGCCCACGGCGGCCGGCCCGCGGTGGCGCTCGTCGGCGACGGCGCGATGCAGATGAACGGCATGGCGGAGCTGATCACGGTCGCCAAGTACTGGGAGCAGTGGGCCGATCCGCGGCTCGTCGTCGCGGTCTTCAACAACCAGGACCTGAACCAGGTGACGTGGGAGATGCGGGCCATGTCCGGGGCGCCGCAGTTCCTGCCCTCGCAGTCGATCCCGGACGTCGGGTACGCGGACTTCGCGCGTTCCCTGGGGCTCGGCGGGCTGCGTGTGGAGAAGCCGGAGCACGTGCGGGGCGCGTGGGAGGCAGCGCTGTCCGCGAGCCGCCCGTTCGTCCTCGACTTCCGGACGGATCCGGCCGTGCCGCCGATCCCGCCGCATGCGACGCTCGACCAGATCGAGGCGGCGGCCGCCGCGGTCCTCAAGGGCGACAGCGACCGCGCGGCGATGGTGCGGCAGGGCTTCAAGGCGAAGGTGCAGGAGATGCTGCCGGGCCGTCACCACCGGGGCGACGACGGGGACAAGCGGTGA
- a CDS encoding phage baseplate protein, which produces MNRTAGLPLSRRGLIRTGAGASLAALGLGLGAPSASAAVSATKRFDLTQPSYDLFRDKDTHGPRVQQSFAFDWVNKFLYVATKRDGSSESAGDLCINKMDFDGNYLSYMHLDGFGHGVAFAALPDGSGTELWIECATNTNGYGTALAPIRYTPNTTLGSPAASAAFQPISGASEYTCSVDPVYQRMIVRYHTSAGKRIAVYPLSAFQNRTFGTPLVDFKQPAIAGTAQGYALYGSYMYFLTGDAYPGDGTPTGDGNTYVTSIDINTGTVTQGPVLTKAGSTLHFREPEGLAVYRTDAGEARLFIGFATGYEGDRRSSIFYKNALV; this is translated from the coding sequence ATGAACCGCACCGCCGGCCTCCCCCTCTCCCGCCGCGGTCTCATACGCACCGGTGCCGGAGCCTCGCTCGCCGCCCTCGGGCTCGGGCTGGGGGCGCCCAGCGCCTCCGCCGCCGTCTCCGCCACGAAGCGGTTCGACCTCACGCAGCCCTCGTACGACCTGTTCCGGGACAAGGACACGCACGGTCCGCGCGTCCAGCAGAGCTTCGCCTTCGACTGGGTGAACAAGTTCCTGTACGTGGCGACCAAGCGGGACGGCAGCTCCGAGTCCGCCGGTGACCTGTGCATCAACAAGATGGACTTCGACGGGAACTACCTGTCGTACATGCATCTCGACGGGTTCGGCCACGGCGTCGCCTTCGCCGCGCTGCCCGACGGCTCCGGCACGGAGCTGTGGATCGAGTGCGCCACGAACACCAACGGGTACGGCACCGCGCTCGCGCCCATCCGCTACACCCCGAACACCACGCTGGGCTCGCCCGCCGCCTCGGCCGCGTTCCAGCCGATCTCCGGGGCGAGCGAGTACACCTGCTCCGTCGACCCGGTCTACCAGCGCATGATCGTCCGCTACCACACCAGTGCGGGCAAGCGGATCGCCGTCTACCCGCTCTCCGCGTTCCAGAACCGGACCTTCGGCACGCCGCTCGTCGACTTCAAGCAGCCGGCGATCGCCGGCACCGCACAGGGCTACGCCCTCTACGGCTCGTACATGTACTTCCTGACCGGTGACGCGTACCCGGGCGACGGCACCCCCACCGGGGACGGCAACACGTACGTCACCAGCATCGACATCAACACCGGCACCGTCACGCAGGGACCGGTCCTCACCAAGGCCGGCTCCACGCTGCACTTCCGCGAGCCCGAGGGCCTCGCGGTCTACCGCACCGACGCCGGCGAGGCCCGCCTGTTCATCGGCTTCGCGACGGGCTACGAGGGCGACCGGCGCTCCAGCATCTTCTACAAGAACGCGCTGGTCTGA